A single window of Maylandia zebra isolate NMK-2024a linkage group LG2, Mzebra_GT3a, whole genome shotgun sequence DNA harbors:
- the atp11c gene encoding phospholipid-transporting ATPase IG isoform X1, which yields MLRRRLNRWFGGEDRRVGSRTIYVGHRPCPANEVFIPPKFCDNRIVSSKYTVWNFLPKNLFEQFRRIANFYFLIIFLVQVIVDTPTSPVTSGLPLFFVITVTAIKQGYEDWLRHKADNEVNKYRVTVLEDGRRIQKESEKIKVGDVLEVEEDETFPCDLILLQSSRDDGTCFVTTASLDGESNHKTHYTVPDTERDVESLNATIECEQPQPDLYKFVGRMHIYKNNEEPSLRSLGPENLLLKGATLKNTQSICGVAVYTGMETKMALNYQGKSQKRSVVEKSINAFLLVYLCILVSKALVCTTLKYVWQSKPGQDEPWYNEKTLKEKETNLYLNMFTDFLSFMVLFNFIIPVSMYVTVEMQKFLGSFFISWDKDFFDSEIEEGALVNTSDLNEELGQVEYVFTDKTGTLTQNNMEFIECCIDGHQYKYRDASSEVDGFCVTDGPMNTVQQKAGREREELFLRALCLCHTVQVKESTEQGQGQDGRIDQVDGLMVDGQVVPPLQEQRGFIASSPDEIALVQGAMRYGFTFLGLESKTMKILNRTNDVEMYELLHVLNFDPVRRRMSVIVRSISGETLLFCKGADSSIFPRVKQEEVEKIRMHVERNATDGYRTLCVAYKHLTAEEYDQVDSGLREARLALQDREEKLMAVYNQVETGMNLIGATAVEDRLQEEAAETMEALQGAGIKVWVLTGDKMETAKSTCYACRLFKRNTELLELTVRTLESPGKRREDRLHDLLLEYHKKTVQDAPPAKTHVARNWSSQDYGFIVDGATLSMVLNSSSENNLHDYKDLFLQICQNCTSVLCCRMAPLQKAQIVKMVKNSKGSPITLSIGDGANDVSMILEAHVGIGIKGKEGRQAVRNSDYAIPKLKHLKKLLLGHGHLYYVRIAHLVQYFFYKNLCFILPQFLYQFFCGCSQQPLYDAAYLTMYNICFTSMPILAYSLFEQHISIEMLLENATLYRQIGKNAMLRWGPFLYWTLLGVFHGLVFFFGVWFLFSNPALQDNGQAFGNWSYGTIVFTILVFTVTLKLALDTRHWTWINHFVIWGSLAFYVFFSFFWGGVIWPFLRQQRLYFVFANMLSSVSAWLVIIVLILLSLLPEILYVVLRKPRGPYARQKKLVQSSAGGIQSPRSSARPLLMRTFSDESNTVS from the exons TTTGGTGGTGAGGACAGAAGAGTAGGCAGTAGGACTATCTATGTTGGTCATCGGCCGTGTCCTGCCAATGAAGTTTTCATCCCACCCAAGTTCTGTGATAACAGGATTGTGTCCTCGAAG TATACAGTATGGAACTTTCTACCAAAGAACCTGTTTGAACAATTTAGAAGAATTGCCAATTTCTACTTCCTTATCATCTTCCTGGTGCAG GTGATAGTGGATACCCCCACCAGCCCAGTCACCAGTGGCCTACCATTATTTTTTGTGATTACAGTAACTGCTATCAAGCAG GGATATGAGGACTGGCTGCGGCACAAGGCTGACAATGAGGTGAATAAGTACCGAGTGACAGTGCTTGAAGATGGCCGGAGGATACAAAAAGAGAGTGAGAAGATCAAG GTGGGAGATgttttggaggtggaggaagacgAGACCTTTCCCTGTGATTTAATATTGCTGCAGTCTAGCCGAGATGATGGCACATGTTTTGTTACCACAGCAAGTCTGGATGGAGAATCGAATCATAAA ACACACTACACAGTGCCAGACACAGAGCGCGATGTGGAATCTCTCAACGCCACCATTGAGTGCGAACAGCCACAGCCTGACCTTTACAA GTTTGTCGGTCGTATGCACATCTACAAAAACAATGAGGAGCCTTCGCTAAG GTCACTGGGCCCAGAAAACCTCCTGCTGAAAGGAGCAACTTTAAAGAACACTCAAAGCATCTGTG gtgTTGCAGTTTACACCGGCATGGAGACAAAGATGGCTCTTAACTACCAAGGAAAATCTCAGAAACGCTCTGTTGTGGAAAA GTCTATCAATGCCTTCCTTTTGGTTTACCTTTGCATATTAGTGAGCAAGGCCTTAGTGTGTACTACACTTAAGTATGTATGGCAGAGCAAGCCTGGACAGGATGAGCCCTGGTACAACGAGAAAACtctgaaagaaaaggaaaccaATCTG TACCTTAACATGTTCACCGACTTCCTGTCCTTCATGGTGCTCTTCAACTTCATCATTCCAGTGTCCATGTATGTGACCGTTGAAATGCAGAAGTTTTTGGGATCGTTTTTCATATCCTGGGATAAAGATTTCTTTGACAGTGAAATTGAGGAAGGGGCACTGGTCAACACCTCGGACCTCAATGAAGAGCTGGGACAG GTGGAGTACGTCTTCACAGACAAGACGGGGACCCTAACTCAGAATAACATGGAGTTCATAGAGTGCTGCATTGATGGCCACCAATACAAGTACAGGGATGCGAGCTCGGAAGTGGACGGATTCTGCGTTACAGATGGACCTATGAACACAGTACAACAGAAAGCTGGCAGG GAAAGGGAAGAGCTGTTTCTGCGTGCCCTGTGCCTGTGCCACACAGTCCAGGTAAAGGAGTCTACAGAGCAGGGTCAAGGTCAAGATGGACGGATAGACCAGGTGGATGGATTAATGGTAGATGGACAAGTGGTCCCTCCACTGCAGGAGCAGAGGGGCTTTATAGCCTCCTCACCTGATGAGATTGCTTTGGTCCAGGGTGCAATGAG GTACGGCTTCACATTTCTTGGCCTCGAAAGTAAAACCATGAAAATTCTCAACAGGACAAATGACGTTGAAAT GTATGAATTGCTTCATGTGTTGAACTTTGACCCAGTCAGAAGGCGAATGAGTGTAATCGTCAGATCAATATCAG GTGAAACACTGCTCTTTTGTAAGGGAGCCGACTCCTCCATCTTCCCCCGAGTCAAACAGGAGGAAGTTGAAAAGATACGCATGCATGTGGAGCGTAATGCAACA GATGGTTACCGGACACTGTGTGTGGCCTACAAACATCTTACTGCTGAGGAGTATGACCAGGTAGATTCAGGATTAAGGGAAGCTAGACTGGCTCTGCAGGACAGAGAGGAGAAGCTCATGGCTGTTTACAACCAAGTGGAGACTGGAATGAATCTAATTGGAGCTACTGCTGTTGAAGATCG TCTTCAAGAGGAGGCAGCAGAGACTATGGAGGCTCTGCAGGGAGCAGGTATTAAAGTGTGGGTCTTAACAGGAGACAAGATGGAGACGGCCAAATCCACCTGCTATGCTTGCAGATTGTTCAAGAGGAACACAGAGCTGTTGGAGCTAACAGTGCGTACTCTAGAGTCTCCAGGAAAAAGGCGTGAGGACCGACTGCATGACCTCTTGCTCGAGTACCACAAGAAAACTGTACAGGATGCACCACCAGCAAAGACACATGTTGCCAG GAATTGGTCCAGCCAGGATTATGGTTTTATAGTAGATGGAGCCACTCTGTCAATGGTGCTCAACTCATCCTCTGAAAACAACTTACATGACTATAAGGACCTATTTCTACAGATATGTCAAAACTGCACGTCTGTGCTCTGCTGCCGCATGGCTCCCTTACAAAAGGCACAG ATAGTTAAAATGGTGAAGAACTCCAAAGGCAGCCCAATCACCCTTTCCATTGGAGATGGAGCCAATGATGTCAGCATGATTTTGGAAGCTCATGTAGGCATTG GCATTAAGGGGAAAGAGGGTCGACAGGCGGTGAGGAACAGTGATTATGCCATCCCCAAACTGAAGCACCTCAAGAAACTTTTGTTGGGACATGGGCATCTCTACTATGTTCGCATTGCACACCTGGTGCAGTATTTCTTTTATAAG AATCTTTGCTTCATCTTACCACAGTTTTTGTACCAGTTCTTCTGCGGCTGTTCCCAGCAA CCCCTGTATGATGCGGCCTATCTGACGATGTACAACATCTGCTTCACCTCTATGCCCATCCTGGCTTACAGTCTTTTCGAACAGCATATTTCCATTGAGATGCTCCTGGAAAATGCTACCCTCTACAG ACAGATCGGTAAGAATGCCATGTTACGGTGGGGACCATTTCTCTACTGGACATTACTGGGAGTCTTCCACGGCTTggtcttcttctttggtgtttggtttttgttcagCAACCCAGCCCTGCAGGATAATGGCCAG GCTTTTGGGAACTGGTCATATGGAACGATTGTATTCACCATCCttgttttcactgtaacacTAAAG TTGGCTCTGGATACACGGCACTGGACATGGATAAACCACTTTGTGATATGGGGTTCCCTGGCTTTCTATGTGTTTTTCAGCTTCTTCTGGGGAGGAGTAATATG GCCTTTCCTGAGACAGCAACGGTTATACTTTGTGTTTGCCAACATGCTGAGCTCGGTGTCAGCCTGGCTGGTCATCATCGTGCTCATCCTGCTCAGCCTATTGCCAGAAATCCTCTACGTGGTGCTCCGCAAGCCCCGCGGCCCTTACGCTCGACAG
- the atp11c gene encoding phospholipid-transporting ATPase IG isoform X6, with protein MLRRRLNRWFGGEDRRVGSRTIYVGHRPCPANEVFIPPKFCDNRIVSSKYTVWNFLPKNLFEQFRRIANFYFLIIFLVQVIVDTPTSPVTSGLPLFFVITVTAIKQGYEDWLRHKADNEVNKYRVTVLEDGRRIQKESEKIKVGDVLEVEEDETFPCDLILLQSSRDDGTCFVTTASLDGESNHKTHYTVPDTERDVESLNATIECEQPQPDLYKFVGRMHIYKNNEEPSLRSLGPENLLLKGATLKNTQSICGVAVYTGMETKMALNYQGKSQKRSVVEKSINAFLLVYLCILVSKALVCTTLKYVWQSKPGQDEPWYNEKTLKEKETNLYLNMFTDFLSFMVLFNFIIPVSMYVTVEMQKFLGSFFISWDKDFFDSEIEEGALVNTSDLNEELGQVEYVFTDKTGTLTQNNMEFIECCIDGHQYKYRDASSEVDGFCVTDGPMNTVQQKAGREREELFLRALCLCHTVQVKESTEQGQGQDGRIDQVDGLMVDGQVVPPLQEQRGFIASSPDEIALVQGAMRYGFTFLGLESKTMKILNRTNDVEMYELLHVLNFDPVRRRMSVIVRSISGETLLFCKGADSSIFPRVKQEEVEKIRMHVERNATDGYRTLCVAYKHLTAEEYDQVDSGLREARLALQDREEKLMAVYNQVETGMNLIGATAVEDRLQEEAAETMEALQGAGIKVWVLTGDKMETAKSTCYACRLFKRNTELLELTVRTLESPGKRREDRLHDLLLEYHKKTVQDAPPAKTHVARNWSSQDYGFIVDGATLSMVLNSSSENNLHDYKDLFLQICQNCTSVLCCRMAPLQKAQIVKMVKNSKGSPITLSIGDGANDVSMILEAHVGIGIKGKEGRQAVRNSDYAIPKLKHLKKLLLGHGHLYYVRIAHLVQYFFYKNLCFILPQFLYQFFCGCSQQPLYDAAYLTMYNICFTSMPILAYSLFEQHISIEMLLENATLYRQIGKNAMLRWGPFLYWTLLGVFHGLVFFFGVWFLFSNPALQDNGQAFGNWSYGTIVFTILVFTVTLKLALDTRHWTWINHFVIWGSLAFYVFFSFFWGGVIWPFLRQQRLYFVFANMLSSVSAWLVIIVLILLSLLPEILYVVLRKPRGPYARQPSLESLLQTSRLQQ; from the exons TTTGGTGGTGAGGACAGAAGAGTAGGCAGTAGGACTATCTATGTTGGTCATCGGCCGTGTCCTGCCAATGAAGTTTTCATCCCACCCAAGTTCTGTGATAACAGGATTGTGTCCTCGAAG TATACAGTATGGAACTTTCTACCAAAGAACCTGTTTGAACAATTTAGAAGAATTGCCAATTTCTACTTCCTTATCATCTTCCTGGTGCAG GTGATAGTGGATACCCCCACCAGCCCAGTCACCAGTGGCCTACCATTATTTTTTGTGATTACAGTAACTGCTATCAAGCAG GGATATGAGGACTGGCTGCGGCACAAGGCTGACAATGAGGTGAATAAGTACCGAGTGACAGTGCTTGAAGATGGCCGGAGGATACAAAAAGAGAGTGAGAAGATCAAG GTGGGAGATgttttggaggtggaggaagacgAGACCTTTCCCTGTGATTTAATATTGCTGCAGTCTAGCCGAGATGATGGCACATGTTTTGTTACCACAGCAAGTCTGGATGGAGAATCGAATCATAAA ACACACTACACAGTGCCAGACACAGAGCGCGATGTGGAATCTCTCAACGCCACCATTGAGTGCGAACAGCCACAGCCTGACCTTTACAA GTTTGTCGGTCGTATGCACATCTACAAAAACAATGAGGAGCCTTCGCTAAG GTCACTGGGCCCAGAAAACCTCCTGCTGAAAGGAGCAACTTTAAAGAACACTCAAAGCATCTGTG gtgTTGCAGTTTACACCGGCATGGAGACAAAGATGGCTCTTAACTACCAAGGAAAATCTCAGAAACGCTCTGTTGTGGAAAA GTCTATCAATGCCTTCCTTTTGGTTTACCTTTGCATATTAGTGAGCAAGGCCTTAGTGTGTACTACACTTAAGTATGTATGGCAGAGCAAGCCTGGACAGGATGAGCCCTGGTACAACGAGAAAACtctgaaagaaaaggaaaccaATCTG TACCTTAACATGTTCACCGACTTCCTGTCCTTCATGGTGCTCTTCAACTTCATCATTCCAGTGTCCATGTATGTGACCGTTGAAATGCAGAAGTTTTTGGGATCGTTTTTCATATCCTGGGATAAAGATTTCTTTGACAGTGAAATTGAGGAAGGGGCACTGGTCAACACCTCGGACCTCAATGAAGAGCTGGGACAG GTGGAGTACGTCTTCACAGACAAGACGGGGACCCTAACTCAGAATAACATGGAGTTCATAGAGTGCTGCATTGATGGCCACCAATACAAGTACAGGGATGCGAGCTCGGAAGTGGACGGATTCTGCGTTACAGATGGACCTATGAACACAGTACAACAGAAAGCTGGCAGG GAAAGGGAAGAGCTGTTTCTGCGTGCCCTGTGCCTGTGCCACACAGTCCAGGTAAAGGAGTCTACAGAGCAGGGTCAAGGTCAAGATGGACGGATAGACCAGGTGGATGGATTAATGGTAGATGGACAAGTGGTCCCTCCACTGCAGGAGCAGAGGGGCTTTATAGCCTCCTCACCTGATGAGATTGCTTTGGTCCAGGGTGCAATGAG GTACGGCTTCACATTTCTTGGCCTCGAAAGTAAAACCATGAAAATTCTCAACAGGACAAATGACGTTGAAAT GTATGAATTGCTTCATGTGTTGAACTTTGACCCAGTCAGAAGGCGAATGAGTGTAATCGTCAGATCAATATCAG GTGAAACACTGCTCTTTTGTAAGGGAGCCGACTCCTCCATCTTCCCCCGAGTCAAACAGGAGGAAGTTGAAAAGATACGCATGCATGTGGAGCGTAATGCAACA GATGGTTACCGGACACTGTGTGTGGCCTACAAACATCTTACTGCTGAGGAGTATGACCAGGTAGATTCAGGATTAAGGGAAGCTAGACTGGCTCTGCAGGACAGAGAGGAGAAGCTCATGGCTGTTTACAACCAAGTGGAGACTGGAATGAATCTAATTGGAGCTACTGCTGTTGAAGATCG TCTTCAAGAGGAGGCAGCAGAGACTATGGAGGCTCTGCAGGGAGCAGGTATTAAAGTGTGGGTCTTAACAGGAGACAAGATGGAGACGGCCAAATCCACCTGCTATGCTTGCAGATTGTTCAAGAGGAACACAGAGCTGTTGGAGCTAACAGTGCGTACTCTAGAGTCTCCAGGAAAAAGGCGTGAGGACCGACTGCATGACCTCTTGCTCGAGTACCACAAGAAAACTGTACAGGATGCACCACCAGCAAAGACACATGTTGCCAG GAATTGGTCCAGCCAGGATTATGGTTTTATAGTAGATGGAGCCACTCTGTCAATGGTGCTCAACTCATCCTCTGAAAACAACTTACATGACTATAAGGACCTATTTCTACAGATATGTCAAAACTGCACGTCTGTGCTCTGCTGCCGCATGGCTCCCTTACAAAAGGCACAG ATAGTTAAAATGGTGAAGAACTCCAAAGGCAGCCCAATCACCCTTTCCATTGGAGATGGAGCCAATGATGTCAGCATGATTTTGGAAGCTCATGTAGGCATTG GCATTAAGGGGAAAGAGGGTCGACAGGCGGTGAGGAACAGTGATTATGCCATCCCCAAACTGAAGCACCTCAAGAAACTTTTGTTGGGACATGGGCATCTCTACTATGTTCGCATTGCACACCTGGTGCAGTATTTCTTTTATAAG AATCTTTGCTTCATCTTACCACAGTTTTTGTACCAGTTCTTCTGCGGCTGTTCCCAGCAA CCCCTGTATGATGCGGCCTATCTGACGATGTACAACATCTGCTTCACCTCTATGCCCATCCTGGCTTACAGTCTTTTCGAACAGCATATTTCCATTGAGATGCTCCTGGAAAATGCTACCCTCTACAG ACAGATCGGTAAGAATGCCATGTTACGGTGGGGACCATTTCTCTACTGGACATTACTGGGAGTCTTCCACGGCTTggtcttcttctttggtgtttggtttttgttcagCAACCCAGCCCTGCAGGATAATGGCCAG GCTTTTGGGAACTGGTCATATGGAACGATTGTATTCACCATCCttgttttcactgtaacacTAAAG TTGGCTCTGGATACACGGCACTGGACATGGATAAACCACTTTGTGATATGGGGTTCCCTGGCTTTCTATGTGTTTTTCAGCTTCTTCTGGGGAGGAGTAATATG GCCTTTCCTGAGACAGCAACGGTTATACTTTGTGTTTGCCAACATGCTGAGCTCGGTGTCAGCCTGGCTGGTCATCATCGTGCTCATCCTGCTCAGCCTATTGCCAGAAATCCTCTACGTGGTGCTCCGCAAGCCCCGCGGCCCTTACGCTCGACAG
- the atp11c gene encoding phospholipid-transporting ATPase IG isoform X2 has translation MLRRRLNRWFGGEDRRVGSRTIYVGHRPCPANEVFIPPKFCDNRIVSSKYTVWNFLPKNLFEQFRRIANFYFLIIFLVQVIVDTPTSPVTSGLPLFFVITVTAIKQGYEDWLRHKADNEVNKYRVTVLEDGRRIQKESEKIKVGDVLEVEEDETFPCDLILLQSSRDDGTCFVTTASLDGESNHKTHYTVPDTERDVESLNATIECEQPQPDLYKFVGRMHIYKNNEEPSLRSLGPENLLLKGATLKNTQSICGVAVYTGMETKMALNYQGKSQKRSVVEKSINAFLLVYLCILVSKALVCTTLKYVWQSKPGQDEPWYNEKTLKEKETNLYLNMFTDFLSFMVLFNFIIPVSMYVTVEMQKFLGSFFISWDKDFFDSEIEEGALVNTSDLNEELGQVEYVFTDKTGTLTQNNMEFIECCIDGHQYKYRDASSEVDGFCVTDGPMNTVQQKAGREREELFLRALCLCHTVQVKESTEQGQGQDGRIDQVDGLMVDGQVVPPLQEQRGFIASSPDEIALVQGAMRYGFTFLGLESKTMKILNRTNDVEMYELLHVLNFDPVRRRMSVIVRSISGETLLFCKGADSSIFPRVKQEEVEKIRMHVERNATDGYRTLCVAYKHLTAEEYDQVDSGLREARLALQDREEKLMAVYNQVETGMNLIGATAVEDRLQEEAAETMEALQGAGIKVWVLTGDKMETAKSTCYACRLFKRNTELLELTVRTLESPGKRREDRLHDLLLEYHKKTVQDAPPAKTHVARNWSSQDYGFIVDGATLSMVLNSSSENNLHDYKDLFLQICQNCTSVLCCRMAPLQKAQIVKMVKNSKGSPITLSIGDGANDVSMILEAHVGIGIKGKEGRQAVRNSDYAIPKLKHLKKLLLGHGHLYYVRIAHLVQYFFYKNLCFILPQFLYQFFCGCSQQPLYDAAYLTMYNICFTSMPILAYSLFEQHISIEMLLENATLYRQIGKNAMLRWGPFLYWTLLGVFHGLVFFFGVWFLFSNPALQDNGQAFGNWSYGTIVFTILVFTVTLKLALDTRHWTWINHFVIWGSLAFYVFFSFFWGGVIWPFLRQQRLYFVFANMLSSVSAWLVIIVLILLSLLPEILYVVLRKPRGPYARQKLVQSSAGGIQSPRSSARPLLMRTFSDESNTVS, from the exons TTTGGTGGTGAGGACAGAAGAGTAGGCAGTAGGACTATCTATGTTGGTCATCGGCCGTGTCCTGCCAATGAAGTTTTCATCCCACCCAAGTTCTGTGATAACAGGATTGTGTCCTCGAAG TATACAGTATGGAACTTTCTACCAAAGAACCTGTTTGAACAATTTAGAAGAATTGCCAATTTCTACTTCCTTATCATCTTCCTGGTGCAG GTGATAGTGGATACCCCCACCAGCCCAGTCACCAGTGGCCTACCATTATTTTTTGTGATTACAGTAACTGCTATCAAGCAG GGATATGAGGACTGGCTGCGGCACAAGGCTGACAATGAGGTGAATAAGTACCGAGTGACAGTGCTTGAAGATGGCCGGAGGATACAAAAAGAGAGTGAGAAGATCAAG GTGGGAGATgttttggaggtggaggaagacgAGACCTTTCCCTGTGATTTAATATTGCTGCAGTCTAGCCGAGATGATGGCACATGTTTTGTTACCACAGCAAGTCTGGATGGAGAATCGAATCATAAA ACACACTACACAGTGCCAGACACAGAGCGCGATGTGGAATCTCTCAACGCCACCATTGAGTGCGAACAGCCACAGCCTGACCTTTACAA GTTTGTCGGTCGTATGCACATCTACAAAAACAATGAGGAGCCTTCGCTAAG GTCACTGGGCCCAGAAAACCTCCTGCTGAAAGGAGCAACTTTAAAGAACACTCAAAGCATCTGTG gtgTTGCAGTTTACACCGGCATGGAGACAAAGATGGCTCTTAACTACCAAGGAAAATCTCAGAAACGCTCTGTTGTGGAAAA GTCTATCAATGCCTTCCTTTTGGTTTACCTTTGCATATTAGTGAGCAAGGCCTTAGTGTGTACTACACTTAAGTATGTATGGCAGAGCAAGCCTGGACAGGATGAGCCCTGGTACAACGAGAAAACtctgaaagaaaaggaaaccaATCTG TACCTTAACATGTTCACCGACTTCCTGTCCTTCATGGTGCTCTTCAACTTCATCATTCCAGTGTCCATGTATGTGACCGTTGAAATGCAGAAGTTTTTGGGATCGTTTTTCATATCCTGGGATAAAGATTTCTTTGACAGTGAAATTGAGGAAGGGGCACTGGTCAACACCTCGGACCTCAATGAAGAGCTGGGACAG GTGGAGTACGTCTTCACAGACAAGACGGGGACCCTAACTCAGAATAACATGGAGTTCATAGAGTGCTGCATTGATGGCCACCAATACAAGTACAGGGATGCGAGCTCGGAAGTGGACGGATTCTGCGTTACAGATGGACCTATGAACACAGTACAACAGAAAGCTGGCAGG GAAAGGGAAGAGCTGTTTCTGCGTGCCCTGTGCCTGTGCCACACAGTCCAGGTAAAGGAGTCTACAGAGCAGGGTCAAGGTCAAGATGGACGGATAGACCAGGTGGATGGATTAATGGTAGATGGACAAGTGGTCCCTCCACTGCAGGAGCAGAGGGGCTTTATAGCCTCCTCACCTGATGAGATTGCTTTGGTCCAGGGTGCAATGAG GTACGGCTTCACATTTCTTGGCCTCGAAAGTAAAACCATGAAAATTCTCAACAGGACAAATGACGTTGAAAT GTATGAATTGCTTCATGTGTTGAACTTTGACCCAGTCAGAAGGCGAATGAGTGTAATCGTCAGATCAATATCAG GTGAAACACTGCTCTTTTGTAAGGGAGCCGACTCCTCCATCTTCCCCCGAGTCAAACAGGAGGAAGTTGAAAAGATACGCATGCATGTGGAGCGTAATGCAACA GATGGTTACCGGACACTGTGTGTGGCCTACAAACATCTTACTGCTGAGGAGTATGACCAGGTAGATTCAGGATTAAGGGAAGCTAGACTGGCTCTGCAGGACAGAGAGGAGAAGCTCATGGCTGTTTACAACCAAGTGGAGACTGGAATGAATCTAATTGGAGCTACTGCTGTTGAAGATCG TCTTCAAGAGGAGGCAGCAGAGACTATGGAGGCTCTGCAGGGAGCAGGTATTAAAGTGTGGGTCTTAACAGGAGACAAGATGGAGACGGCCAAATCCACCTGCTATGCTTGCAGATTGTTCAAGAGGAACACAGAGCTGTTGGAGCTAACAGTGCGTACTCTAGAGTCTCCAGGAAAAAGGCGTGAGGACCGACTGCATGACCTCTTGCTCGAGTACCACAAGAAAACTGTACAGGATGCACCACCAGCAAAGACACATGTTGCCAG GAATTGGTCCAGCCAGGATTATGGTTTTATAGTAGATGGAGCCACTCTGTCAATGGTGCTCAACTCATCCTCTGAAAACAACTTACATGACTATAAGGACCTATTTCTACAGATATGTCAAAACTGCACGTCTGTGCTCTGCTGCCGCATGGCTCCCTTACAAAAGGCACAG ATAGTTAAAATGGTGAAGAACTCCAAAGGCAGCCCAATCACCCTTTCCATTGGAGATGGAGCCAATGATGTCAGCATGATTTTGGAAGCTCATGTAGGCATTG GCATTAAGGGGAAAGAGGGTCGACAGGCGGTGAGGAACAGTGATTATGCCATCCCCAAACTGAAGCACCTCAAGAAACTTTTGTTGGGACATGGGCATCTCTACTATGTTCGCATTGCACACCTGGTGCAGTATTTCTTTTATAAG AATCTTTGCTTCATCTTACCACAGTTTTTGTACCAGTTCTTCTGCGGCTGTTCCCAGCAA CCCCTGTATGATGCGGCCTATCTGACGATGTACAACATCTGCTTCACCTCTATGCCCATCCTGGCTTACAGTCTTTTCGAACAGCATATTTCCATTGAGATGCTCCTGGAAAATGCTACCCTCTACAG ACAGATCGGTAAGAATGCCATGTTACGGTGGGGACCATTTCTCTACTGGACATTACTGGGAGTCTTCCACGGCTTggtcttcttctttggtgtttggtttttgttcagCAACCCAGCCCTGCAGGATAATGGCCAG GCTTTTGGGAACTGGTCATATGGAACGATTGTATTCACCATCCttgttttcactgtaacacTAAAG TTGGCTCTGGATACACGGCACTGGACATGGATAAACCACTTTGTGATATGGGGTTCCCTGGCTTTCTATGTGTTTTTCAGCTTCTTCTGGGGAGGAGTAATATG GCCTTTCCTGAGACAGCAACGGTTATACTTTGTGTTTGCCAACATGCTGAGCTCGGTGTCAGCCTGGCTGGTCATCATCGTGCTCATCCTGCTCAGCCTATTGCCAGAAATCCTCTACGTGGTGCTCCGCAAGCCCCGCGGCCCTTACGCTCGACAG